A single Notoacmeibacter ruber DNA region contains:
- a CDS encoding DMP19 family protein, with the protein MLSGLLKKKKKTEEPEKAQLSRDEVGSRLKGIFKDSTSEPALADEKDTALKRRAASAAAAALDEGEVQDTDESDDLARVEKADAEVQAIAAPVKRARPRRADSGPNFRDIGRDIQAHLATLRNANADIQDFLSAHPLSPLKETNAVSEESSDEGDQRPEASAEAAVAEETLPMTEAVDQPMPTAEGSALSSEAEQGKVEEETASISEAASIAETDDVSEGGLIESPHETRSGVDADDIVAGETDEEPAADAEPHRMIEAPSMAPDVSDIADENAAEPSYEDAGSVTEEKPKAAYKDPGHMGDQIASMTPEEHHERLRRLEEMVTLGFDNNDDDGLASEDDDASQSATPDETTARDQMEAISGDMEPGHPDDNDAPAAEMDEEGSHIAIPLMLSDEVMEQDDDTAAHELNAQICDFLLFDALAMPEELSKQAFMGWSVDFLWRNTTEGGLARFAHHATDREEIWYAVIAGLEAVEAENHLRVVEALQALLAQDAELSEALASDPEAGAGVEVLQELDEAFAEAEEEMSLPHAIGGWLKSQDNLEVLDTESLRSKVSSYAELPELRSRGEGE; encoded by the coding sequence ATGCTGAGTGGTTTGCTTAAGAAGAAAAAAAAGACAGAAGAGCCTGAAAAAGCGCAGCTTTCGCGTGACGAGGTGGGATCTCGTCTGAAGGGTATCTTCAAGGACAGCACGTCCGAACCGGCGCTGGCCGACGAAAAGGATACGGCTCTGAAGCGCCGAGCTGCCTCTGCTGCGGCCGCTGCTCTCGACGAAGGCGAAGTGCAGGATACCGACGAAAGCGACGATCTCGCGCGGGTCGAAAAGGCCGATGCCGAGGTGCAGGCCATCGCAGCACCAGTAAAACGGGCGAGGCCGAGACGGGCCGATTCTGGACCTAACTTCCGCGACATAGGCCGCGATATCCAGGCGCATCTCGCGACCCTGAGAAACGCCAATGCCGATATTCAGGATTTTCTGAGCGCCCATCCTCTTTCGCCGTTGAAGGAGACAAATGCTGTATCCGAGGAAAGCTCGGACGAAGGGGACCAACGACCAGAAGCATCAGCCGAAGCGGCGGTGGCGGAGGAAACTCTGCCGATGACTGAGGCCGTCGATCAGCCCATGCCTACCGCAGAGGGGAGTGCTCTTTCATCCGAGGCGGAGCAAGGTAAGGTTGAAGAGGAAACGGCGAGTATCTCCGAGGCGGCGTCCATCGCGGAGACTGATGATGTGTCAGAGGGAGGCTTGATCGAAAGTCCTCACGAGACCCGGTCTGGTGTCGATGCCGACGACATTGTCGCGGGCGAAACGGATGAGGAGCCGGCGGCTGATGCGGAGCCTCATCGGATGATCGAGGCGCCTTCTATGGCGCCGGATGTATCCGACATCGCGGATGAAAATGCTGCTGAGCCTTCTTACGAGGATGCCGGTTCCGTCACCGAGGAGAAGCCAAAGGCCGCCTATAAGGATCCCGGTCACATGGGGGATCAGATCGCCTCCATGACACCGGAAGAACATCACGAGCGACTTCGCCGGCTGGAGGAGATGGTCACGCTTGGGTTCGACAATAACGATGATGACGGTCTGGCCAGTGAAGACGACGATGCCTCTCAATCCGCCACGCCTGACGAGACGACTGCCCGCGACCAGATGGAAGCTATCTCCGGCGATATGGAACCCGGCCATCCGGACGACAACGACGCTCCTGCCGCGGAGATGGATGAGGAAGGATCGCACATCGCCATTCCTCTAATGCTGAGCGATGAAGTCATGGAGCAGGACGACGACACCGCTGCGCACGAGCTGAACGCGCAGATCTGCGACTTTCTCCTGTTCGATGCCCTGGCGATGCCGGAAGAACTTTCCAAACAGGCCTTTATGGGCTGGAGCGTCGATTTCCTGTGGCGCAACACAACAGAAGGCGGTCTGGCGCGGTTCGCGCATCATGCGACTGATCGCGAGGAAATCTGGTACGCGGTGATTGCCGGGCTCGAGGCGGTCGAGGCGGAAAATCATCTGCGTGTCGTCGAGGCGCTTCAGGCTCTGCTGGCGCAGGACGCTGAACTGTCTGAGGCGCTTGCCAGCGATCCAGAGGCGGGTGCCGGTGTCGAGGTGCTTCAGGAACTCGACGAGGCCTTCGCCGAAGCTGAAGAGGAAATGAGCCTCCCGCACGCTATTGGTGGTTGGCTCAAATCCCAGGACAACCTCGAGGTTCTCGATACGGAGAGCTTGCGAAGCAAGGTTTCGTCTTATGCCGAACTGCCCGAGCTTCGCAGCCGGGGTGAGGGCGAATAA
- the ilvN gene encoding acetolactate synthase small subunit has translation MNVKLQPPASAYFITKETETAERRTLSVLVDNEPGVLARVIGLFSGRGYNIESLTVSETEHEKHLSRITVVTSGPPHVVEQIRHQLERIVPVHRVVDLSMTAKEKGHDKPIERELALVKVAGTGEKRVEALRLCEAFRGTVIDANTDHFIFEITGRVSKIEQFIAIMAPLGLVEVCRTGVVALSRGAEGMLE, from the coding sequence ATGAATGTGAAGCTACAGCCGCCCGCCTCGGCCTATTTCATCACTAAGGAGACCGAGACCGCCGAGCGCCGAACCCTCTCGGTCCTCGTCGACAACGAGCCGGGTGTTCTTGCCCGGGTCATCGGTCTTTTCTCGGGCCGCGGATACAATATTGAAAGCCTGACGGTCTCCGAGACCGAGCATGAAAAGCATCTCTCACGCATCACGGTGGTCACGAGCGGCCCGCCGCATGTGGTGGAGCAGATCCGGCATCAACTTGAGCGCATCGTACCGGTGCATCGCGTCGTCGATTTGAGCATGACAGCCAAGGAAAAAGGCCATGACAAGCCGATCGAGCGCGAGCTGGCGCTGGTCAAGGTTGCCGGCACCGGCGAAAAACGTGTTGAAGCGCTTCGTCTGTGCGAAGCGTTTCGCGGCACGGTTATCGACGCCAATACGGATCATTTCATCTTCGAGATCACGGGTCGGGTCTCGAAGATCGAACAGTTCATCGCGATCATGGCGCCGCTCGGTCTTGTGGAAGTGTGCCGCACCGGCGTCGTCGCTCTCTCTCGCGGTGCGGAAGGCATGCTGGAATAA
- a CDS encoding acetolactate synthase 3 large subunit yields the protein MADGNGRRETGSRQMTGAEMVVQALIDNGVEDIFGYPGGAVLPIYDEIFQQETVRHILVRHEQGAGHMAEGYARSTGKCGVMLVTSGPGATNAVTPLQDALMDSIPLVCISGQVPTSVIGSDAFQECDTVGVTRPCTKHNWLVRNVDELSEIMHEAFRVASTGRPGPVLVDIPKDVQFATGTYVPPSSAKRRSSYQPALRSRADRVREAVELLRSAKKPVIYSGGGVINSGPEASHMLRELVELTGIPITSTLMGLGAYPASGERWLGMLGMHGTYEANMAMHDCDVMLCVGARFDDRITGRLDAFAPHSRKIHIDIDPSSINKIVPVDVPIIGDCGHVLEDMVRILRAGAQPDRQKLKPWHEQIESWKARNCLAYSPNDEIIMPQYAIQRLYELTKDRKTYITTEVGQHQMWAAQFYGFEEPNRWMTSGGLGTMGYGLPAAVGVAAAHPDALVIDIAGDASVQMTMQEISTAVQYNLPVKIFIMNNHYMGMVRQWQQLLHGNRLSHSYSEALPDFVKMAEAFGATGIHCAKPDDLDEAIQQMIDTPGPVIFDCEVANLANCFPMIPSGKAHNEMLLPDEASDEAVATAIDREGAQLV from the coding sequence ATGGCCGATGGGAATGGAAGACGAGAAACTGGCTCACGACAGATGACCGGAGCGGAGATGGTCGTGCAGGCGCTCATTGATAATGGCGTCGAGGACATCTTCGGCTATCCGGGCGGTGCCGTTCTTCCCATTTACGACGAGATTTTCCAGCAGGAGACCGTCCGGCATATTCTCGTGCGGCACGAGCAGGGCGCCGGCCACATGGCCGAAGGCTATGCGCGCTCGACAGGCAAATGCGGTGTGATGCTCGTCACATCAGGGCCGGGGGCGACCAATGCCGTGACGCCGTTGCAGGACGCTCTGATGGATTCCATTCCGCTGGTCTGCATCTCCGGCCAGGTGCCCACCTCGGTCATCGGCTCGGATGCCTTTCAGGAGTGCGATACGGTTGGCGTGACGCGCCCGTGCACCAAGCACAACTGGCTGGTCCGCAATGTCGATGAACTGTCGGAGATCATGCATGAGGCCTTCCGTGTAGCGAGCACAGGCCGTCCCGGTCCGGTTCTGGTCGATATTCCAAAGGACGTCCAGTTTGCCACCGGCACTTATGTTCCGCCGAGCTCCGCAAAACGTCGCAGCAGCTATCAGCCGGCGCTGCGTAGCCGTGCGGACAGGGTTCGCGAAGCGGTCGAACTGCTGCGGAGCGCGAAGAAACCCGTCATCTATTCGGGCGGCGGGGTCATCAATTCCGGTCCGGAAGCGTCGCACATGCTGCGTGAACTGGTCGAGCTGACCGGCATTCCGATCACGTCGACCCTGATGGGGCTCGGCGCTTACCCGGCCTCCGGCGAGCGCTGGCTGGGGATGCTCGGCATGCATGGCACCTACGAAGCCAATATGGCGATGCATGATTGTGACGTCATGCTCTGCGTCGGTGCTCGTTTCGACGACCGTATCACCGGCCGTCTGGATGCGTTCGCTCCCCATAGCCGGAAGATCCACATTGATATCGATCCGTCTTCGATCAACAAGATCGTTCCGGTCGATGTGCCGATCATCGGCGATTGCGGGCACGTTCTGGAAGATATGGTCCGGATCTTGCGGGCCGGTGCGCAGCCGGACCGGCAGAAGCTCAAGCCCTGGCACGAGCAGATCGAGAGCTGGAAGGCGCGCAACTGCCTGGCCTATTCACCCAATGACGAGATCATCATGCCGCAATACGCGATCCAGCGGCTGTATGAGCTGACCAAGGACCGCAAGACCTACATCACGACGGAAGTGGGCCAACACCAGATGTGGGCAGCCCAATTCTATGGCTTTGAGGAACCGAACCGCTGGATGACGTCTGGTGGCCTCGGGACGATGGGCTATGGCTTGCCTGCCGCGGTGGGCGTTGCGGCTGCCCATCCGGATGCGCTGGTGATCGATATTGCAGGAGACGCTTCCGTTCAGATGACGATGCAGGAAATCTCCACGGCCGTTCAGTACAATCTGCCGGTCAAGATCTTTATCATGAACAATCACTATATGGGCATGGTGCGCCAATGGCAGCAATTGCTGCATGGCAACCGGCTGTCGCATTCCTATTCGGAGGCCCTGCCGGATTTCGTCAAGATGGCAGAAGCCTTCGGCGCAACCGGGATCCATTGTGCGAAGCCGGATGATCTGGACGAGGCCATCCAGCAAATGATCGATACTCCCGGTCCGGTTATCTTCGATTGTGAAGTGGCCAATCTGGCCAATTGCTTCCCGATGATTCCGTCGGGCAAGGCTCATAACGAAATGCTCTTGCCGGATGAGGCGAGCGATGAGGCAGTGGCCACCGCGATCGATCGCGAAGGCGCGCAGCTCGTCTGA